A window of Hevea brasiliensis isolate MT/VB/25A 57/8 chromosome 14, ASM3005281v1, whole genome shotgun sequence contains these coding sequences:
- the LOC110649569 gene encoding uncharacterized protein LOC110649569 isoform X2, which produces MECNKDEAAKAKEIAEKRFLANDLAGAKRFALKAQNLYPGLEGLPQMVATFDVYISAENKINGEEDWYGILGVNPKADDENVRKQYRKLALLLHPDKNKSIGADGAFKLISQAWSLLSDKSKRVAHDMKRRNAKVFQKASNPAGGSSATPGSGGFCNFAKPSVKAPKNTPRTGHSSTPVASHKSIPNSFWTVCHRCKMQYEYLRIYLNHNLLCPNCREPFLAVETTPPTSIGSKSSTIWNFSRQRQSSNHQAASKNTSNSASNNVAPPNAGPGRPDSYSQTNFPWGPFFRAGGASSVAASVVQQAYEKVKREQEEAQAATKREETLKRKNQTSEKTGDVSSGGCSNSAKRRRSIEDAGLSNYGSNVADQMGAGGEVSDLSGSKKGSFERERVNGITQPCGTRYVFQFGNETLLMEKARAEICQKLNEWNSATVTKSTIKNEKINVKENDGGEKSQSKPEMCGQNKSAEPLCTDNVMRGIKCSSGCSGAKADIETLATMSIDVPDPDFYNFDKDRTENCFGESQGQVDKRQLGGNLHIPSEGRCLGSLSELVS; this is translated from the exons ATGGAATGCAATAAAGATGAGGCTGCCAAGGCAAAAGAGATTGCTGAGAAGAGATTTTTAGCAAATGACCTTGCAGGAGCAAAGAGATTTGCTTTGAAGGCCCAAAATTTGTATCCTGGGCTTGAGGGTCTTCCGCAGATGGTAGCAACATTTGATGTGTATATTTCAGCTGAGAACAAAATAAATGGTGAAGAAGATTGGTATGGGATCCTTGGTGTGAATCCAAAAGCTGATGATGAGAATGTTCGGAAACAGTATAGGAAACTTGCTCTATTGCTTCACCCTGACAAAAACAAGTCTATAGGAGCTGATGGTGCGTTTAAGCTTATTTCTCAGGCCTGGAGTTTATTGTCTGACAAGTCTAAGAGAGTGGCACATGACATGAAGAGGAGAAATGCTAAAGTGTTTCAAAAGGCTTCCAACCCCGCTGGGGGTTCATCAGCAACACCTGGGTCTGGTGGTTTTTGCAATTTCGCCAAACCAAGTGTGAAGGCACCCAAGAATACTCCTCGCACCGGTCATTCTTCAACTCCAGTTGCATCTCATAAGTCGATTCCTAATTCCTTTTGGACAGTGTGTCATAGATGCAAGATGcaatatgagtatctcagaattTATCTTAATCATAATCTCTTATGTCCTAATTGTCGTGAGCCATTTTTAGCTGTTGAAACAACTCCTCCAACTTCAATTGGTTCTAAATCTTCCACCATATGGAATTTTTCTCGCCAGCGGCAAAGCTCAAATCATCAAGCTGCCAGTAAAAACACATCAAATTCTGCAAGCAACAATGTGGCCCCTCCAAATGCAGGACCTGGCAGACCAGACTCGTATAGTCAGACCAACTTCCCGTGGGGTCCATTCTTTAGAGCTGGTGGTGCCTCATCTGTTGCTGCTAGTGTGGTTCAGCAGGCAtatgaaaaagtgaagagagagCAGGAAGAAGCTCAGGCAGCCACAAAAAGAGAGGAGACCCTTAAGCGAAAGAATCAAACCTCCGAAAAGACAGGTGATGTATCCTCTGGTGGATGCTCCAATTCTGCTAAGAGAAGACGAAGCATTGAAGATGCTGGTCTAAGCAACTATGGAAGCAATGTTGCAGATCAAATGGGTGCAGGAGGAGAAGTTTCTGATTTATCTGGATCTAAGAAGGGTAGTTTTGAAAGAGAGAGGGTCAATGGAATTACTCAGCCCTGTGGCACAAGATATGTCTTCCAGTTTGGGAATGAAACACTACTTATGGAGAAGGCTAGGGCAGAAATTTGTCAGAAACTAAATGAATGGAACTCAGCTACAGTAACTAAATCTACCATTAAAAATGAGAAGATTAATGTGAAAGAAAATGACGGAGGAGAAAAATCTCAGTCAAAGCCCGAAATGTGCGGTCAAAATAAGTCTGCTGAGCCACTGTGTACAGATAATGTAATGCGTGGCATCAAGTGTTCTTCTGGATGTTCTGGTGCAAAAGCAGATATAGAAACTCTGGCAACAATGTCAATAGATGTCCCAGATcccgatttttataattttgacaAGGATCGAACTGAAAATTGCTTTGGAGAAAGCCAG GGTCAAGTGGACAAAAGGCAATTGGGGGGTAATTTGCATATACCCTCAGAAGGGAGATGTTTGGGCTCTCTATCGGAATTGGTCTCCTGA
- the LOC110649569 gene encoding uncharacterized protein LOC110649569 isoform X1, producing the protein MECNKDEAAKAKEIAEKRFLANDLAGAKRFALKAQNLYPGLEGLPQMVATFDVYISAENKINGEEDWYGILGVNPKADDENVRKQYRKLALLLHPDKNKSIGADGAFKLISQAWSLLSDKSKRVAHDMKRRNAKVFQKASNPAGGSSATPGSGGFCNFAKPSVKAPKNTPRTGHSSTPVASHKSIPNSFWTVCHRCKMQYEYLRIYLNHNLLCPNCREPFLAVETTPPTSIGSKSSTIWNFSRQRQSSNHQAASKNTSNSASNNVAPPNAGPGRPDSYSQTNFPWGPFFRAGGASSVAASVVQQAYEKVKREQEEAQAATKREETLKRKNQTSEKTGDVSSGGCSNSAKRRRSIEDAGLSNYGSNVADQMGAGGEVSDLSGSKKGSFERERVNGITQPCGTRYVFQFGNETLLMEKARAEICQKLNEWNSATVTKSTIKNEKINVKENDGGEKSQSKPEMCGQNKSAEPLCTDNVMRGIKCSSGCSGAKADIETLATMSIDVPDPDFYNFDKDRTENCFGESQVWAAYDVDDGMPRYYAMVHKIISLNPFEMKISWLNSKINNELGPLNWVNAGFSKTCGEFRVGRYEVYNSLNSFSHRVKWTKGNWGVICIYPQKGDVWALYRNWSPEWNEITEDKVVHKYDMVEVLEDYSEELGVTVAPLVKVVGFKTVFHQHLDPGEIRCIPKKEMFRFSHLIPSYLLTGQEGPNAPKGCLELDPAATPLELHQVIVDAKDVEILDNGETSKKEKR; encoded by the coding sequence ATGGAATGCAATAAAGATGAGGCTGCCAAGGCAAAAGAGATTGCTGAGAAGAGATTTTTAGCAAATGACCTTGCAGGAGCAAAGAGATTTGCTTTGAAGGCCCAAAATTTGTATCCTGGGCTTGAGGGTCTTCCGCAGATGGTAGCAACATTTGATGTGTATATTTCAGCTGAGAACAAAATAAATGGTGAAGAAGATTGGTATGGGATCCTTGGTGTGAATCCAAAAGCTGATGATGAGAATGTTCGGAAACAGTATAGGAAACTTGCTCTATTGCTTCACCCTGACAAAAACAAGTCTATAGGAGCTGATGGTGCGTTTAAGCTTATTTCTCAGGCCTGGAGTTTATTGTCTGACAAGTCTAAGAGAGTGGCACATGACATGAAGAGGAGAAATGCTAAAGTGTTTCAAAAGGCTTCCAACCCCGCTGGGGGTTCATCAGCAACACCTGGGTCTGGTGGTTTTTGCAATTTCGCCAAACCAAGTGTGAAGGCACCCAAGAATACTCCTCGCACCGGTCATTCTTCAACTCCAGTTGCATCTCATAAGTCGATTCCTAATTCCTTTTGGACAGTGTGTCATAGATGCAAGATGcaatatgagtatctcagaattTATCTTAATCATAATCTCTTATGTCCTAATTGTCGTGAGCCATTTTTAGCTGTTGAAACAACTCCTCCAACTTCAATTGGTTCTAAATCTTCCACCATATGGAATTTTTCTCGCCAGCGGCAAAGCTCAAATCATCAAGCTGCCAGTAAAAACACATCAAATTCTGCAAGCAACAATGTGGCCCCTCCAAATGCAGGACCTGGCAGACCAGACTCGTATAGTCAGACCAACTTCCCGTGGGGTCCATTCTTTAGAGCTGGTGGTGCCTCATCTGTTGCTGCTAGTGTGGTTCAGCAGGCAtatgaaaaagtgaagagagagCAGGAAGAAGCTCAGGCAGCCACAAAAAGAGAGGAGACCCTTAAGCGAAAGAATCAAACCTCCGAAAAGACAGGTGATGTATCCTCTGGTGGATGCTCCAATTCTGCTAAGAGAAGACGAAGCATTGAAGATGCTGGTCTAAGCAACTATGGAAGCAATGTTGCAGATCAAATGGGTGCAGGAGGAGAAGTTTCTGATTTATCTGGATCTAAGAAGGGTAGTTTTGAAAGAGAGAGGGTCAATGGAATTACTCAGCCCTGTGGCACAAGATATGTCTTCCAGTTTGGGAATGAAACACTACTTATGGAGAAGGCTAGGGCAGAAATTTGTCAGAAACTAAATGAATGGAACTCAGCTACAGTAACTAAATCTACCATTAAAAATGAGAAGATTAATGTGAAAGAAAATGACGGAGGAGAAAAATCTCAGTCAAAGCCCGAAATGTGCGGTCAAAATAAGTCTGCTGAGCCACTGTGTACAGATAATGTAATGCGTGGCATCAAGTGTTCTTCTGGATGTTCTGGTGCAAAAGCAGATATAGAAACTCTGGCAACAATGTCAATAGATGTCCCAGATcccgatttttataattttgacaAGGATCGAACTGAAAATTGCTTTGGAGAAAGCCAGGTATGGGCTGCATATGATGTTGATGATGGGATGCCCCGATACTATGCAATGGTCCACAAAATAATCTCATTGAATCCGTTCGAAATGAAGATCAGTTGGCTTAATTCAAAGATTAACAATGAACTGGGCCCACTAAACTGGGTTAATGCTGGCTTCTCAAAAACGTGTGGTGAATTCAGAGTAGGTAGATATGAGGTTTACAACTCACTTAATTCCTTTTCACACAGGGTCAAGTGGACAAAAGGCAATTGGGGGGTAATTTGCATATACCCTCAGAAGGGAGATGTTTGGGCTCTCTATCGGAATTGGTCTCCTGAATGGAATGAAATCACAGAAGATAAGGTGGTGCACAAGTATGACATGGTGGAAGTACTAGAAGATTACAGTGAAGAACTTGGAGTAACGGTTGCTCCACTAGTTAAGGTTGTGGGTTTCAAGACAGTGTTCCACCAGCATTTGGACCCTGGAGAAATCAGGTGTATTCCAAAGAAAGAGATGTTTCGATTTTCTCATCTCATTCCCTCATACTTGCTTACAGGTCAAGAAGGTCCTAATGCTCCTAAAGGTTGTCTGGAGTTGGACCCAGCAGCTACTCCTTTGGAACTTCATCAAGTAATAGTAGATGCTAAGGATGTAGAGATTTTAGACAATGGGGAAACatcaaagaaagagaaaagatag